A genomic region of Bdellovibrionales bacterium contains the following coding sequences:
- a CDS encoding methylmalonyl-CoA carboxyltransferase, translated as MEQLNTESPSATYRLKQLETRNEEALQGGGDDRVVKHKEGGRLTARERLDILLDPGSFVEIDRFVTHRCINFGMSTKKAPGDGVITGYGRINGKIVYVYSQDFTVFGGSMSRTQANKICKIMDLALKNGSPMIGLNDSGGARIQEGVEALAGYADIFLRNVTTSGVVPQISAIMGPCAGGAVYSPSLTDFIFMVKNSSYMFVTGPEVIKAVTHEDVTKEALGGAVTHSQKSGVAHFATEDDKNCLLMIRELLNFLPSNNLDDTPILPTKDRPDRIEESLNSLIPDSSRKPYDMLLLIHKVVDESYFLEVQQHYAQNVIIGFGRFNGRSVGIVANQPKILAGCLNIQASIKAARFVRFCDAFNIPILTFVDVPGFLPGTDQEWNGIITHGAKLLYAYAEATVPKITIITRKAYGGAYDVMSSKHLRGDVNFAYPTAEIAVMGADGAVNIIFRQAIKEASDPEKERRRLTEEYETAFANPYVAAELGYIDEVIEPAMTRKRIIDSLEMLKNKRDTNPPKKHGNIPL; from the coding sequence ATGGAGCAATTGAATACCGAGTCACCATCGGCCACTTATCGTTTGAAACAGCTTGAAACTCGCAACGAAGAGGCTTTGCAAGGCGGAGGCGACGATCGTGTCGTTAAACATAAGGAGGGTGGTCGCCTCACTGCCCGTGAACGTCTGGACATTTTGCTAGATCCTGGAAGTTTTGTCGAAATTGACCGTTTTGTAACTCATCGTTGTATCAATTTTGGTATGAGCACAAAGAAGGCTCCAGGCGATGGGGTGATCACTGGCTACGGAAGAATCAACGGAAAAATTGTCTATGTCTACAGCCAGGATTTTACCGTTTTTGGTGGGAGCATGTCTCGGACTCAAGCCAACAAGATTTGTAAAATTATGGACCTTGCTCTAAAAAATGGATCTCCCATGATTGGTCTGAACGATTCCGGTGGGGCAAGGATTCAAGAGGGAGTTGAAGCTCTAGCTGGCTACGCTGATATCTTCCTTCGCAACGTCACCACCTCGGGCGTAGTCCCGCAGATCAGTGCAATCATGGGACCTTGCGCGGGCGGAGCCGTTTACAGTCCGAGCCTGACTGACTTCATTTTTATGGTAAAGAATTCAAGTTACATGTTCGTAACTGGCCCGGAGGTAATTAAAGCTGTCACCCACGAGGACGTGACCAAAGAAGCTCTGGGCGGAGCCGTCACTCATAGCCAAAAATCCGGAGTCGCTCATTTCGCAACTGAAGACGACAAGAATTGTCTTTTGATGATTCGGGAATTGCTGAACTTCCTTCCATCCAACAATTTGGACGACACACCCATTTTGCCTACGAAGGATCGGCCCGATCGCATCGAAGAGTCCCTTAATTCTCTTATCCCGGACAGCTCCCGAAAACCCTACGATATGTTATTGCTTATTCACAAGGTCGTCGACGAGAGCTATTTCTTAGAGGTTCAACAACATTACGCACAAAATGTTATTATCGGTTTTGGACGTTTTAACGGCCGCTCAGTTGGCATTGTTGCAAACCAACCTAAAATTTTAGCTGGCTGTTTGAATATTCAGGCGAGCATTAAGGCTGCTCGCTTTGTGCGTTTTTGCGATGCCTTTAATATTCCTATCTTGACCTTCGTTGACGTGCCGGGATTCTTGCCGGGAACAGATCAGGAATGGAATGGAATCATCACCCATGGAGCTAAGCTGCTCTATGCCTATGCCGAAGCCACAGTGCCAAAAATTACAATTATCACGCGCAAAGCCTATGGCGGAGCATACGACGTGATGTCTTCCAAACATCTTCGTGGCGATGTGAATTTCGCCTACCCAACCGCTGAGATTGCGGTCATGGGCGCTGATGGAGCTGTTAACATTATCTTCCGCCAAGCTATCAAAGAAGCCAGTGATCCCGAAAAAGAGCGTCGTCGCTTAACCGAAGAATATGAAACTGCTTTTGCAAACCCCTATGTTGCAGCGGAATTAGGATATATTGATGAAGTGATTGAGCCTGCCATGACTCGAAAGCGAATTATCGATTCTCTTGAAATGTTGAAGAACAAGCGAGACACAAATCCCCCTAAAAAGCATGGCAATATCCCTCTATGA